GTTCGAAGAAGCCGGCCATGATCTTGCGCAGATCCGGGTCGAGGGCGGGCAGTGCGTCGGCAACGGCGGCGACGTCGGCCTCGAATTCGGCGCGTTGGTCGGGGTCGTTGACCATGCGTAGGAAGGCGCGGTGCGAGTCACGGCCTTGGGAGTCCCACGCGGTCTGGTAATCGGAGTACATCTGGCGCTGGCGGTCGCGGTATTCGAGGTTGCTGCCAATCGGTTCGTCGAGGGCGGCGGTCGCCTGCTCGATCATGCTGCCGTACTGGCCGATGTCGGTGATCAGGCGTTCCATCTGCAAAGCGATCGCACGGGCCTCGTCGTAACAGTCGGTGACGTCGGGTGGGGGTCGTTGGCCGGCGTCGAGCTGGTCGAGCTGCTGGTGCAGGGCGTCGATCTCGGCCTCGATCTGCTTGCGGATACGGGCGGGATCTGCGTCCACCCGCAGCGCGACCTGCTTGAGCCGGGCGGCTATGCCGGTAATCGAGCCCCCGGTGGCGATGGTGTCCTGACGCCGCATGCCGCGCAGGAAATCCAGCGCGCGGCGGGTGTCCTGGGTGAGATAGCAGAGGTTCTGCTCGTGGCCGGTGCGGCCGTCTACGACGCGGTGCAACCAGCCCTGGCTGGCCCAGGATTTGATCAGCGCTAGCCCGGACTGGACCTCGCCGATCTCGGCGAGATCGCGTTCGAGCCGCACCACCAGTTCGGTCTCGGGGACGGCGATGTCGCTGAGGTGCCGTTCCATCAGCGTCGCGTAGAGCCCCAGGTTGAGGGTGGCCAGGAGCCGGACTGCCCGTGATCCCTGCAGGTCGCAGTTGAGCGCCAGGAGGTCTGTCACCGGCAGGCCCGCTTTGTCGTCCACCGCCATCCTCTGCTCTCGTCGATGCCCTTGTTCGTCCGGACGCCCAACATAGGCCACCGGAGTGACAAGTCTGGAGCGCCACGAGGTCGTGTCGGATGAAAATGACGCTCTGCCAGCGCCTTTCCGTTACCTGGGAGGTGCATGTTGCTAGTGTGTCCGCAGGGGCCAATGGGGCGGCGCGACCGCGGGCGGCGCCGTTGCCCGCGCGTCCTAGGCGGGGTCGCGATGCTATTTCGACGGCATTTGGCAGACTTCGGTGCTGAGACTCCGCCCGGATGGCGCCTGCGTTACGGCGGCGTGTCGGTGGCGCCGACTACCCTGGCCGACATGGCTTTCGCCACCGAGCATCCAGTTGTCGCCCACTCCGAATATCGCGCCGTCGACGAGATTG
The nucleotide sequence above comes from Mycobacterium vicinigordonae. Encoded proteins:
- a CDS encoding DUF3375 domain-containing protein, whose amino-acid sequence is MAVDDKAGLPVTDLLALNCDLQGSRAVRLLATLNLGLYATLMERHLSDIAVPETELVVRLERDLAEIGEVQSGLALIKSWASQGWLHRVVDGRTGHEQNLCYLTQDTRRALDFLRGMRRQDTIATGGSITGIAARLKQVALRVDADPARIRKQIEAEIDALHQQLDQLDAGQRPPPDVTDCYDEARAIALQMERLITDIGQYGSMIEQATAALDEPIGSNLEYRDRQRQMYSDYQTAWDSQGRDSHRAFLRMVNDPDQRAEFEADVAAVADALPALDPDLRKIMAGFFELVGHQIDEVERIQQRCAQRVKRFTAFGTMEQRRGVARQLNQAIGAARALLKNSLTDSRLDIDVPLARHNISSVGALSFKIGDLSTPKPAQPADGEVDLSSFAALTTQVDAPAMADALNDTLRKGPVSLPDAVAMLDTAYLGHVIVLWSWALKQPQDGVVGSTTVRFRSLDGPDREIALPRLTFTEPITTLAGART